The following are from one region of the Oncorhynchus nerka isolate Pitt River linkage group LG8, Oner_Uvic_2.0, whole genome shotgun sequence genome:
- the LOC135572724 gene encoding uncharacterized protein LOC135572724 translates to MPPPSQCPSPQCPPTSLPLISMPPPPQCPHLIAPNLNAPHLNAPTSMPPTSMPPTSMPPPLQCPHLNTPTSMPPPQYPPLQYPPPQCSPYLNAPHLNAPISMPLTSMPPYLNAPHLNAAHLNAPHLNAPHLNAAPPQCPPPQCPPPQCPPPQYPHLNAPHLNSPNINAPHLNTPHLNAPHRNAPHINAPHLNTPPPQCPHLNAPPTSMPPPQCPPHLNAPPPQCPHLNAPHLNAPHINAPTSIPPHLNAPNLNAPHLNAPHLNAPPTSMPPPQCPPHLNAPPPQCPHLNAPTSMPPSTSMLPHLNAPTSMPPPQSPQPQCPPTSMPPTSMPPTSMPPHQYPPPQCPQPQCPHLNAPPPQCSPHLNAPHLNAPHLNAAHLNAPHLNAPPTSMPPTSMPPPPQCPPHLNAPPTSMPPPQCPPPQCPPPPQCSPHLNAPHLKS, encoded by the coding sequence ATGCCGCCCCCATCTCAATGCCCCTCACCTCAATGCCCCCCAACCTCATTGCCCCTCATCTCAATGCCCCCCCCACCTCAATGCCCCCACCTCATTGCCCCCAACCTCAATGCCCCCCACCTCAATGCCCCCACCTCAATGCCCCCCACCTCAATGCCCCCAACCTCAATGCCCCCTCCACTTCAATGCCCCCACCTCAATACCCCCACTTCAATGCCCCCACCTCAATACCCCCCACTTCAATACCCCCCACCTCAATGCTCCCCCTACCTCAATGCCCCTCACCTCAATGCCCCCATCTCAATGCCCCTCACCTCAATGCCCCCCTACCTCAATGCCCCCCACCTCAATGCCGCCCACCTCAATGCCCCCCACCTCAATGCCCCCCACCTCAATGCCGCCCCACCTCAATGCCCCCCACCTCAATGCCCCCCACCTCAATGCCCCCCACCTCAATACCCCCACCTCAATGCCCCCCACCTAAATTCCCCCAACATCAATGCCCCCCACCTCAATACCCCCCACCTCAATGCCCCCCACCGCAATGCCCCCCACATCAATGCCCCCCACCTCAATACCCCCCCACCTCAATGCCCCCACCTCAATGCCCCCCCCACCTCAATGCCCCCACCTCAATGCCCCCCCCACCTCAATGCTCCCCCACCTCAATGCCCCCACCTCAATGCCCCCCACCTCAATGCCCCCCACATCAATGCCCCCACCTCAATACCCCCCCACCTCAATGCCCCCAACCTCAATGCCCCCCACCTCAATGCCCCCCACCTCAATGCTCCCCCAACCTCAATGCCCCCACCTCAATGCCCCCCCCACCTCAATGCTCCCCCACCTCAATGCCCCCACCTCAATGCCCCCACctcaatgcccccatccacctcAATGCTCCCCCACCTCAATGCCCCCACCTCAATGCCCCCACCTCAATCCCCCCAACCTCAATGCCCCCCCACCTCAATGCCCCCCACATCAATGCCCCCCACATCAATGCCCCCACATCAATACCCCCCACCTCAATGCCCCCAACCTCAATGCCCCCACCTCAATGCCCCCCCACCTCAATGCTCCCCCCACCTCAATGCCCCCCACCTCAATGCCCCCCACCTCAATGCCGCCCACCTCAATGCCCCCCACCTCAATGCCCCCCCCACCTCAATGCCCCCAACCTCAATGCCCCCCCCACCTCAATGCCCCCCCCACCTCAATGCTCCCCCCACCTCAATGCCCCCACCTCAATGCCCCCCACCTCAATGCCCCCCCCCACCTCAATGCTCCCCCCACCTCAATGCCCCCCACCTCaagtcttga